The window ACTTTTTAAACAGATAACTAAAATTACAAACAAATCGTTTAACTTCTGTATTTGTTTATAGATGTAATCACTTCAGGAGAGATTACATGAACAAAAATATAAAATATTCTCAAAACTTTTTAACGAGTGAAAAAGTACTCAACCAAATAATAAAACAATTGAATTTAAAAGAAACCGATACCGTTTACGAAATTGGAACAGGTAAAGGGCATTTAACGACGAAACTGGCTAAAATAAGTAAACAGGTAACGTCTATTGAATTAGACAGTCATCTATTCAACTTATCGTCAGAAAAATTAAAACTGAATACTCGTGTCACTTTAATTCACCAAGATATTCTACAGTTTCAATTCCCTAACAAACAGAGGTATAAAATTGTTGGGAATATTCCTTACCATTTAAGCACACAAATTATTAAAAAAGTGGTTTTTGAAAGCCGTGCGTCTGACATCTATCTGATTGTTGAAGAAGGATTCTACAAGCGTACCTTGGATATT of the Blautia hydrogenotrophica DSM 10507 genome contains:
- the erm(B) gene encoding 23S rRNA (adenine(2058)-N(6))-methyltransferase Erm(B), coding for MNKNIKYSQNFLTSEKVLNQIIKQLNLKETDTVYEIGTGKGHLTTKLAKISKQVTSIELDSHLFNLSSEKLKLNTRVTLIHQDILQFQFPNKQRYKIVGNIPYHLSTQIIKKVVFESRASDIYLIVEEGFYKRTLDIHRTLGLLLHTQVSIQQLLKLPAECFHPKPKVNSVLIKLTRHTTDVPDKYWKLYTYFVSKWVNREYRQLFTKNQFHQAMKHAKVNNLSTITYE